The genomic stretch gcttaataaattaaatttaaatcaacgactcaaaattccataattaataaacgagtcgaaacagacgaagggagggtataaaatacgagaaatcacagggtttctcacgggaattaaagaatacgaggaaaggattaggaacttgcctgaaatcggcTGATTCCTGTCTCtttcgagctcccgatgcaaattaaatcattttctagcaaataacacaatcgggacccaaattaattaattttaatcgcgaaaaattataattaaaatataacatgcttctattaatttttacccacgtacctgatcacttcccatgccgaaaaatcccaaaatcctattatttttcctcattttccttgtcttccatttcttcttttcttttcctcttcttcttcttcttcttcttattctttctccCGCGCACTGCTCCtgcgcgccttcttcttcttctctctctccttcttcttcttcttccttccttctttcttcctcttcttcttcttcttcttcttctccttcttcttcctttcttcctcttccctgcGCCTTCTTCCTCGCCTGCACCAGCGGCCACCGTCGCTGCTGGTtgcttgctcggctgccatggccgagctctcaGCCAGCTCCCATGGCAGCCACCccccctttctccctctctttctctctctcactgctaaactctctccctcacccgatctcattctctcactctctgctcactcTCTGCCCCTCCCCCTGTCTCTTCtctgctcactttgaaaaatatggccaCTGGCCATTCCACAGCTTCCACGCACCTGCacacaaccacacaaaattatatcatattaattatttaattaaacttaatttacacttttattaatgTTGGGATATTACAGAGGTGTATAATTTTTTGTCCAAAAATGTtaattgtatattttaatttagataaGACAAAGTAATTGtgtttaattcttgaaatatatctatataataaagtggaataattttttaaaatgtctaaaatatattttaattttaatattatttaaggcACGGGTCATTAATATGGGAAGAAATCAAAGCTAAGcatgaaaaatttgatttgtTGCAGAGCAGGCTAATTGAATCGGTCTCCCACCTGTCATAGATGGGGTaggtattaaaaaataaacagcTTTATTGTGCGATTTTCCATCACCAACACATATGCctttaacttttaattaatcCACTAACATCACAAATGATTGAATCCAACTaccctcattttgattattattgCACTCTTTTAAACATACTAGTTACgataataaacaaaaacaaaaacaaaacaaataatatgttttttattcaTGCCTAAATTTTTTCAATCTTCTTTTATATTTCATCCCATAGTTTTAGatgtttatgttttgattttaaattttatcacttagttttttaaacttttatatttcatcttttatttatttttaagaaaactaGATTTAgctacaaattataaaaatttgttatttttcaataacttgtaatttttttagacttttttagttgattttgtcctttttcctttttgatcATGTTTTGGAGGGGATTatcaaagaaatcaaattcattgacaATCATAGAGGCCAATGGCCTACAAATCAAAATGTTTAGGACGTTACTAAATTATCAATGCCCCATTAGGAAGTGCCATAATGACCCCCACGATCACATTACATTTGGAAAAGCCAATCAGTGGCAGCCATGACATGCTGCCGAATCAAATAACCGCCTAGGCGGGATGAATTTTCAAACACGGCAAATCAGCTGCGAACAAAGTAAGGGAGCAACTGGGCCCCACCACTATTGTTTTTGCTAGTTGTTGGCATGGTAGGAGAGGAGGAGGGTTACTCTCCATAATAAAAGGGGAGCAGTCGGatattatacaaataataagacaattattataaaagaatacaaaaattctaatttataattttattgttgAAGAGAAAACTCTATTATGATCTTTCTCTTTAAAAGGTTTACAACCTAAATAAGTTTTAAAACCACCCAACataaaaatcactataaatgcAAGTCATAAAAATCATCAAACAattaatcaagaaaaataaagttaCCAATCTCAATATATTTGACTTCTTaaactaaataagaaaaaataaaatcactatAACAAAATTGATGATGGTTTtcgggaccgaccaccacgtgtcaCCTCTGCGAATGGATCTCGAGAATCGGACCTTGGGAATGGCGATGTCAGACCTCGGTGATAGGACCTGTAAGACAATGGAGTGGCGGGGATagggtcccccggggtggactccgatgctcaaatcagtagaataaatgcaagttgcaataaatgtaagagctgtAGAACTTGGCCTACCTGGTGAGGATTCTTGTCCTTTTATATGTAGACCCGTTATGGGGTACCCGGGATAAACCCGTGTTGAGCgggggcacgactcccgagaatctCGGTCAAggtggaacgggtcttgcggccCGGCCCGAATTTCTCGGGCTCCGCTtcggattgttgacttgccacatGTTAGTCTCTCAAGCGATCCACGTGGAGGGTAAGACCGTTggcgcgtaggggtattttggtaattttaggtggtgccacatcacttgccctcCACTCCTTGAGCCGAGTTGAGAATCTTACTGGGTTGAGGAGTAGCTTAATTTTCAAGGTTACTTGACTGTTGATTTTTCTCAAGACGCACAAGAGCATTTTTAAACTTGAGATTAATGCTTAACAACCTCATTTACTACCTTGAAATTACAGGGGATTCTTGGTTAGAGGGAAAAATTCGCTTGGAGGGAAACATtcatcattttgaattttcaccCCCTTGGGTCCCCTCTATATAAGTCCTAAGGCCCCACCCCACAATTATCATTTCAAGACAAGCATCCAACTTCTCGAGGTTAGTTTTTCCCCTGCTCTCTTGTTTTTTCATCACTTTTTACTGCTCGTTTGCTTTtacctttgttttttttttttttaaaaaaaaaaaacttcttcttcttcctcggccAGGCGATTGCCTGGCCAAGGTCGGTCTGGCCAAATCTCGGCCTTGGCCacagctcggccatggccgagaaCTCAGCTCGGCCATGGTCGAGATCTGGCTGAGCACTcggccgagctcggccatggccgagctctccTAGGGAGCCCCTTGCCtcccttttttttaattacttatttttatttatatatatatatgatacatatatttatatatatgtatatatgcaccagaggtcggccatggccgacctccccTTCCTTTGggcttttttttattaaatatatataaataatatatatgtacctGGGTGAGcattgggtcggccatggccgacccttgagCTTTTCCCCActcccattattattattattattattattattattattattattattattatatttttgctaataataacaaaatatgctTTAAAATAAAGCTTAATTAGACTGGCCCGTTTCTTTGGTCTCTCTTTGTTGCAGGCGTAGTTCGAGATTTCCCGGGCTAAACTTTGCTGAGCTCCCTTAGACTCGAGCCCAGTTGTGGTTTTCCTTCCCTAATCTCTGCCTTCATTCTCCTGGTCAGTGGTCTCTTCTTGGCTATTTTTATTCGTAATTTTAGCATGTCTTCCTCATCTGATTCCTCTGAGTCTGAAGCCTCCAAAACTAGCTCTAGTAGCGAGGAATTGAATATCGAGTTATCCAGTCCTTCTCATGGCCCATTTCGTAGGCCTGAAAAACTTAGGAGACCCGAAGGAGCTTCACCTCATCCCTCTTCGAAGTCCCATGTGAGTAGTGATCCCAACCTAGAAAACTTACCCGAGGATCTGACCATGGACCACTCTACCATAACTGAGAGAGAACTGTTTCCCCTCCTTAGAAAATATCACCTTATTCATGATGAGTATTGGTACAGTGAACCCCGAGGTCTAAGGGCTCACCAGGCCTCATATGGTTGTATCACCGTGTACGAGCAAGCTCTCATTGCCAGCCTTAGGTTTCCCCTGGCGGCCCCCTTAGTTGAGGTATTCTCTGTCGTGGGATTATGTCTCTCTCAGCTGACTCCCAATGGTTGGAGGTGCTTAGAAACCTTCGTTCTCTGTTGTCGAGCTCGAGACATTGAGCCTACCACCCAACTCTTCTTTCGGATGTTCAAGGTAATCCCTATTAGTAAAGTCGAACCTCGGTTCGCCTTCTCTCCCCTCAATCAGGGTCAGTTCATAGCTAATAACCCCACCTCGGTAAAACGATGAAAGagtagatttttctttgctgGCTTGAAAGACAGGGGGTCAGCTTCGGGGTGCCATTCAAGTGGGCTTTCCAGCCCTCAAAAGTCCGTAGTCAAGGGATCACGCAGGGTGAGCTTCATAATATTCAGACCTTGAGGGAGTTGAACCCCATCAGCACTCGGGCCTTGATATGTAACCGTACCTTGTACTTGAGGGGTTTATCCACTTACACTTGCTCTGAGCCCGATGTCACTTTGTGTAGTTATTTTCCCCTATTTTCATATGTTTTGACTTGTTGTTTTTCTTGCCCTTGATGTCTTGTCTTTGCCTTTACAGCTGAAATGGTGAGTACCACTTTTATCTGGGGGAAGAACAAAATAAGGCTCGCTGAGGATGAGGGCGGCCCTGCTCCTACGAGGGAAAAGGCCGCCTTGGATCCCCCCCCAGCTGAGGAAGGGGAGCCTAGCCACACTAGGAGGAAGAGGACCTCCCAGCCTCCAAGACAGCCCATGCCAGCCCCTGAGTCCCCCCCACACTATCCAGACTATATTCCTGATTGGGGTGTGAAGGAAAACGACCTCAGTCGGCATAGTCAGGTGGCGAGACGCATGATTCACCACTTCGCCACCCCCGCCGACTGTTAAATGCTAGCTGAACAGTGCTCGGAGGCAGTGGAGGCCGCCTTGTGCAAGCATTTGGCTCAGGTAATTCACTCTACTTTATCGACACTTTTTCGCCCTAGCTGTGTTGCCCTTACTTGTCTTATTCATTACAGGTGGTCACGCTAGTCTCAGACTTTTCTAGACGTTTTTCCCAAACTTCCCGGAAGACCTTGGAGCTGGACACCCAGTTGCAGGAGAGGGACGACTTATTAGAGAGCCAGAGGAAGAACTTGGAGGAGTTGTCCTCTGAGCGGCAATCCTTGGACCAACGCATTCAGGAACTTGAGGCGGAGCTATCCCGGGCGAGCTCAAAGTTGTCCCAGGCAAACTCAGTCATTCGTGGGTACGAGCGTAAGTATGCTGAACCCATTAAACTTCCTAAGGTGGAGGAGTTCATCTAGCAGAATTTGCAGGAAGCTTGGACTAAGGGATTTCAGACCCATGCGACTGAGGTGCTCCGCGTACATCCAGACTTGGATATGTCTAATGTCCGGTCTATTGAAGAAATCGTGGCCGAGATGGAAGACTTGGAGATGGCTGACGGTGACGATGCTCCGCCTCATGCTTGAGTTTCTTTTTTCTAGCTAGGGTTTTTTGTATCTCAATTATCAGCATGTATTGGACCATCGTACTTTTATACAATGCCATTCCATTTTGACTCCTcatttcttgattgtggacatATGGGTCAAGACACTAGTTGAACCACGATCCATTGTATAGTTGAGGGGGGCTTCTCCGACCCCCAGTTTTCTCGATGTCAACAAACAGGCGGGTGTTATGCTGTAACTTtttcttggccattagtccGCCTTTGGGAACAGCCTAAGGCTCGTGACCCCTAGATTTTggccactccctcgcggaggagggcattgggctagagtttttccgtggccattagtccacctttcaGGACGGCCTAGTgctcgtgacccttggtttTTAGCCACTCCGTTGCGgatgagggtgttgggctagagttttttcgtggccattagtccacctttcaggacggcctagggctcgtgacccttggtttttagccactccctcgcggaggagggtgttgggctagagatttttcgtggccattagtccacctttcaggacggcctagggctcgtgacccttgaattttagccactccttcgcggaggagggtgttgggctagagatTTTTCGgggccattagtccactttaAGGACGGCCTAGTgctcgtgacccttggtttTTAGCCACTCTCTCggggaggagggtgttgggctagagtttttccgtggccattagtccacctttcaGGACGgtctagggctcgtgacccttggtttttagccactcccttgcggaggagggtgttgggctagagatttttcgtggccattagtccacctttcaggacggcctagggctcgtgacccttgaattttagccactccttcgcggaggagggtgttgggctagagatTTTTCGgggccattagtccactttgaggacggcctagggctcgtgacccttggtttttagccactcccttgcggatgagggtgttgggctagagtttttccgtggccattagttcACTcttgaggacggcctagggctcgtgacccttggatttctCTTTGGCAAAGTGTTGTTTTTTGTGAAATTGCTCATAGATGGATAGAATTCGAAATATTGCCATTAGTCATAAAGAAAAGTACAAAGAGGTTCGGGGATTTCCCTTGCTCATTGATAAAGCTTCCTTAAGTTTTGCACATTCCAAGTATGCTTCAGGggcttgccttccatgtcttctagtcgatatgcccccgGACTTAAGGATTCCACCACTCGGTACGGTCCTTCccaattcggagttagtttattcgtATCCCGAGGATGACTCACGTCAAATCGTCGCAACACAAGATCTCTCGGCATGAAACTCTTAGCgtggactcgtcgattgtagtacctGGCAATGCGCTGGTTATATGCGACTTGTCGAATTCGTGCCAGGtctcggagctcatccatcaTATCCAAGTTGCACCTTAGCCCTTGCTCGTTAACCTCCGGATCAAAATGCTCCACTCGGTAGCTCATCACCCCAATCTCGACAGGGATAAGGGCCTCCGAGCCATAGCACAACGTGAAAGGACATTCTCCCGTAGTCGTTCGCGGCGTAGTTCGGTAGGACCATAATATGTTGGGGAGCTCATCTACCCACCGGCCGTCTGCCTTGTCAACCCGAGCCCAGAGTCCTTGTAGAATAGTTCTGTTCGTCAGCTCCACCTGCCCATTAGCTTGGGGATGGGCCACCGAGGTAAAATGTTGTTTGATCCCCAACTCATAGCACCATTCTTGCACCGACCGGTCCTCGAATTGGGTGCCATTATCCGTTATTATCACCCTTGGAATACCGAACCGACAAATAATGGATTTCTAGAGGAATTGGTTTACCTTCCGGCCTGTAATAGTTGCCAAAGGCTCAGCCTCCACCCACTTAGTAAAGTAGTCGATGGCCGCTATCAGGTACTTGTTCTGTCCAGCTGCTAGCGGGAAGGGCCCGAGGATATCTACTCCCCACCTGGCAAATGGACAAGGCGAGGCCAGGTGGGTGAGTTCAGCTGTTGGGGTATGAACTAGGTTGGAAGTTCCTTGGCATCTCTCGCAGGTCCGGACCACCTACACCGCGTTGCTCATCAttgttggccaataatacccctgcTGAAGTGTTTTCTGGGAAAGAGACCGAACTCCGATGTGACTGCCACAAATCCCCTCGTGGATCTCCCTTAGGATGTAGTCAGCCTCAACAGGCCCAATCCACTTTAACAGCGATTGAGTGAAGGATTTCTTGTAAAGGTCTGATCCGACTAGTAGAAACTTGGCAGCCTGGCGCTTGAGTTTTCTACTCTCTTGTTCCTCATCTGGGAGCCATCCCTTGGTCAGATATGCTATTATGGGATCCATCCAACTTTCTGCCCCTTTCACGCATAGTTGCTCCGCTTTTGTCTCTATGCTCCTCTGGGGCAACGATTCCATGTAGACAACTCGGGAAATCTTGGGGAAGGAAGAAGCAGCTATCCTCGAGAGACCATTTGCCACTGCGTTCTGTGCACGTGGAACATGATTGATTTTTACTGCTTGAAACCGTGCCGTAAGATCCTTGGCTATCGCCAAGTATTGGGCCATGGCGTCTTCCCAGGCTTCAAACTCCCCTGTGACCTGTTACACAATTAAATTCGAGTCAGAATATACCTTCAAATCCCTGACTCCCATCTGTTCCGCTAGTTTGAACTCGGCGATGAACGCCTCATACTCAGCCTCATTATTAGAGGCATTGAATTCGAAGTGGAGGGCATATGGCCAAGCTTGGCCATCGGGGCCCTGGAGTAGTAATCCCGCACCGCTGCCTCCGACACTGGAGCTACCATCCACAGAGAGAGTCCAAgtccactacaagaaaaatgggatttagcgatgaatttttagcgacggacattTCCGTCGCTATTTTGCGACGGAATAAAGACGGAATTGCgatggattaatttttttttttttttgagaattagcaacggaaaaaaattccgtctctaaaaaaataaaaaaatttatttttttagagacggaaaaaataaTCCGTCGcgaattttagtgacggaaataatttttcgtcgctaaattttaattataataaaaaaacaaacaaaaaaaattatatagcgACAGAATTTAtttctgtcactaattttagcaacaaaaaataaatttcgtcgcaaaatttaaaaataaaaaattaattttaatattaatttaaataattaaaataaaattttaaatttacattttttattattaaaatttagcgacggaaatggatttccgtcgctaaattttataataaaaaatttaaatttaaaattaatttaaataaaaaaaattaaagttagcaACGGATTGTCCAAATCCGTcgctttaatttttaatttttttattcaattaatttataaatatttaaattttataaaaaattaaatatatatttaaacaaattaataaaaaattaactataaaatttaaataaatatattaatattaaaaatcataatattgctaaattctaactatatcaattaatatatttcatgtgtataaaatgaaaaatatattaaatgtataataattaattatttgtaatatttattaaatatgtacaaaatataaacaaacactacatttgaaaaataaataaaaagtttaaaaatcataatattattgaaattttctttattttaaattttagaaatcataaaaataaaacaatattgagggattacattatataaaaaggtgTCTATGAGCTATTTgtcaaattctttttttttataaataggagaattttttgctaaactaaaaagtttaaaaccataatatatGGATGGCATTGTGTACAAAAccgtaatatttattaaatgtgtacaaaatgtaaacaaacactacatttgaaaaataaataaaaagtttaaaaatcataatattattgaaattttctttattttaaattttagaaatcataaaaataaaacaatattgaggGAGTACATTATATAAGAAGATGTCTAGGAGCTATTTGtcaatatctttttctttataaataggagaattttttgctaaaataaaaagtttaaaaccataatatatggatgacattgtgtcttatacttataacaatatcatatgtcactatttaatatatagacattgtgacacaattaaatatacaattaaatcattcataataaacaactaGGGAAGTGAAATGTTTTGGTTAGGATAacagagtatcaagataagtcttgaataatttttggacgaagatatggaatggttttcccccttaataattatattataaaaaaattataggggttaatttttatttttaaactttaagtgttatgtataaaacattaatgttgaccaa from Diospyros lotus cultivar Yz01 chromosome 9, ASM1463336v1, whole genome shotgun sequence encodes the following:
- the LOC127809318 gene encoding uncharacterized protein LOC127809318, producing MLAEQCSEAVEAALCKHLAQVVTLVSDFSRRFSQTSRKTLELDTQLQERDDLLESQRKNLEELSSERQSLDQRIQELEAELSRASSKLSQANSVIRGYERKYAEPIKLPKVEEFI